The genome window CTCCGCCTCATGCATGGCCGGAGAGCGCGAAAGCGTGATGCCCCGCCCAACCAAGCCGGCTTTCACCGTCCCAGTCTCTACGCCAGTCTCCGACCCCTGGGGGCGAGCAGCCTTGATGGCCCTTTTCGGGTCCATATCATCTCCTCCATGCCGGCAAATTGTACCAATCAGTTAATTTGGTCAAGCGAATTGTACGACCCGGTTAAATCGGTAAAACTATCCGGCACCGGGAGGATCGAATGACGAAGGCCAAGCAGACCGCGAAAACGCCGGATCGGCGCAGTGGATGGAAGCAGAATCCGGCTGCGGTTCAGGAGAATATCCTACGCGTCGCACAACAGGTTTTTGCCAGGAACGGACTTTCAGGAGCCCGTGTGGACGAGATCGCCGCGCTGACCGAAACATCCAAACGAATGGTCTACTATTATTTCGGCGATAAGGAGGGTTTGTACCGCCATACGCTCGAGCAGGCCTACAGGAAGGTCCGCCGGAAGGAACTTGACCTGGACCTTGAACACCTGGAACCGATACCGGCCTTGGAGAAGCTCGTTCGCTTCACTTTCCAGCATCATCGAGATAATCCGGACTTCATCCGCCTGGTGATGATCGAGAACATTCATCACGGCACCTTCCTCGCCCAGTCCGACACGATCCGGGAGTTGAACAAAGGCGCAATCTCCCAGTTGGAGGAGATCTTGAAGCGCGGCAAGGCAATGGGACTCTTCGAACAGGATGCTGACCCGCTCACGGTCCATTGGCAGATCAGCGCAATGAGCTTTTTCAACGTGTCAAACCACGCGACCTTTTCACTGATCTTCGGCGATCAGTTCGATACGGAAGAAGGTCAGCGTTCGCTTGAGAACTGGATCGTGAAATCAATACTGAGATCGATTATTGCACGATAAGGATCGATGGCCCGCTCCACACCAATGATCCAGTCAATTCGATAAGAATAAGCCGCTTCCATGCGTCCGATCAGGGCGCAGGTATGGCAGTTTTAGATGTTCGCCACGGATCAGGGACAGAAGCCGATCGCGGCAACACCGAATTGACCGGTCCATGAAGCAAGGCGGA of Alphaproteobacteria bacterium contains these proteins:
- a CDS encoding TetR family transcriptional regulator produces the protein MTKAKQTAKTPDRRSGWKQNPAAVQENILRVAQQVFARNGLSGARVDEIAALTETSKRMVYYYFGDKEGLYRHTLEQAYRKVRRKELDLDLEHLEPIPALEKLVRFTFQHHRDNPDFIRLVMIENIHHGTFLAQSDTIRELNKGAISQLEEILKRGKAMGLFEQDADPLTVHWQISAMSFFNVSNHATFSLIFGDQFDTEEGQRSLENWIVKSILRSIIAR